A single window of Archangium gephyra DNA harbors:
- a CDS encoding putative metal-binding motif-containing protein, with amino-acid sequence MRVEIFYATFHPGCLTVTALDEADVSRTETQQLAVEDRNSDAKTVAVFRKADWSRRLQVIASAHEGSCAGPVVATSTRQVEVPTSGTTAVYLDLRAEDLDGDGFVAASASSRGTDCDDADAAVHPGAPETCDGKDSNCSGDEEDAPSKPGFYVDADGDGHGDLSRVLRACVRPAGTVLEPGDCNDNDPSVHPAVSELLCDGRDEDCDGTADDDFRVGAACKTELGCAGAWACAAKGSGAACNSTQTPVTWYADGDGDGLTGTFKSLSCEAPTGAKSVAEDCDDASRFRGGSEVCDRLDNDCDGLTDEGGVCATNNWTTRTLWSTAWEAVTTYAQGKAWLAGPGGWLAHVNGAGVADFSTACGTTSDWTVAWARPSDGRVFVGTAEGTFASVHPTSSGCVMQTVSGVPGTVTSLVGYERSGTTTVYAVTSTGHVLRWEWREPVSTPPPVVVATQLAANLRSIHGLGPDTLLAVGAEDFQPGVAPLPRVYRLDVASGQWIREELPADVGTGYLRGVSVVDGALAYAVGEHGLVLRRQAGTWDKLPPPGGAAAPELLDVAAFHPNAVYVLSNKSGTFLHRFDGTAWSEPYPQGQVLQSLDAISPREQWAAGQGGTLVRWGPP; translated from the coding sequence GTGCGTGTGGAAATCTTCTACGCGACGTTCCACCCGGGGTGCCTGACTGTGACGGCACTGGATGAAGCGGATGTGAGCCGCACCGAGACGCAGCAGCTCGCGGTGGAGGATCGCAACAGCGACGCCAAGACGGTGGCCGTGTTCCGCAAGGCGGACTGGAGCCGGCGCCTGCAGGTGATCGCGAGCGCACACGAGGGCTCGTGCGCGGGGCCGGTGGTGGCCACGAGCACGCGGCAGGTGGAAGTCCCCACGAGCGGCACCACGGCGGTGTACCTGGACCTGCGCGCGGAGGATCTGGACGGAGACGGCTTCGTCGCGGCGAGCGCGTCCAGCCGGGGCACGGACTGCGATGACGCCGACGCCGCCGTGCACCCGGGCGCCCCGGAGACGTGCGACGGCAAGGACAGCAACTGCTCCGGCGACGAGGAGGACGCCCCCAGCAAGCCCGGCTTCTACGTGGACGCGGACGGCGACGGGCACGGCGACCTCTCCCGGGTGTTGAGGGCGTGCGTGCGGCCCGCGGGCACGGTGCTGGAGCCCGGGGACTGCAACGACAACGATCCCAGCGTGCACCCGGCCGTGTCCGAGCTGCTGTGCGACGGCAGGGACGAGGACTGCGACGGCACGGCGGACGATGACTTCCGCGTGGGCGCCGCCTGCAAGACGGAGCTCGGCTGCGCGGGCGCCTGGGCGTGCGCGGCGAAGGGCTCCGGGGCGGCGTGCAACAGCACGCAGACGCCAGTGACGTGGTACGCGGATGGAGACGGAGACGGGCTCACCGGCACGTTCAAGTCCCTCTCCTGCGAGGCGCCCACGGGCGCGAAGTCCGTCGCGGAGGATTGCGATGACGCCTCGCGCTTCCGGGGTGGCTCCGAGGTGTGCGACCGGCTGGACAACGACTGCGACGGCCTCACGGACGAGGGCGGCGTCTGCGCGACGAACAACTGGACGACGCGGACGCTGTGGAGCACGGCGTGGGAGGCGGTGACGACCTACGCGCAGGGGAAGGCGTGGCTGGCGGGCCCGGGTGGCTGGCTCGCGCACGTGAATGGCGCCGGGGTGGCGGACTTCTCGACGGCGTGCGGCACCACGAGCGACTGGACGGTGGCGTGGGCCCGGCCGAGCGACGGGCGCGTCTTCGTTGGCACGGCGGAGGGCACCTTCGCCAGCGTCCATCCCACGAGCTCCGGTTGCGTCATGCAGACGGTGAGCGGGGTGCCGGGTACCGTCACCAGCCTCGTGGGCTACGAGCGGAGCGGCACCACCACGGTGTACGCGGTGACCAGCACCGGCCACGTGCTGCGGTGGGAGTGGCGGGAGCCGGTGAGCACCCCTCCGCCGGTGGTGGTGGCGACGCAGCTGGCGGCGAACCTGCGGAGCATCCACGGCCTGGGCCCGGACACGCTGCTGGCCGTGGGCGCCGAGGACTTCCAGCCCGGCGTCGCTCCCCTGCCCCGCGTCTACCGCCTCGACGTGGCCTCGGGGCAGTGGATTCGCGAGGAGCTGCCGGCGGACGTGGGCACGGGCTACCTGCGCGGTGTGTCCGTGGTGGACGGAGCGCTGGCCTACGCGGTGGGCGAGCATGGACTGGTGCTCAGGCGCCAGGCGGGGACGTGGGACAAGCTGCCGCCCCCCGGTGGCGCGGCGGCGCCGGAGTTGCTGGACGTGGCCGCCTTCCATCCCAACGCCGTGTACGTGCTCTCCAACAAGAGCGGCACGTTCCTCCACCGCTTCGACGGCACGGCCTGGAGCGAGCCCTACCCCCAGGGCCAGGTGCTCCAGTCGCTCGACGCCATCAGCCCCCGGGAGCAGTGGGCCGCGGGACAGGGCGGCACGCTGGTGCGCTGGGGCCCTCCCTGA
- a CDS encoding DoxX family protein → MDSRLNQSWWALKLSFGVVPIVAGLDKFFNLLTDWEQYLSPLVARIIPASTFLHGVGIIEIAAGLLVLSKLTRVGAYLVSAWLVGIALNLLTTGKYFDIAVRDLVMAVGAFTLARLSEVRAPASARERPRTEALKPAHGHV, encoded by the coding sequence ATGGATAGCCGTCTGAACCAGTCCTGGTGGGCCCTGAAGCTCTCGTTTGGTGTGGTGCCGATCGTCGCGGGGCTCGACAAGTTCTTCAACCTGCTGACGGACTGGGAGCAGTACCTCAGTCCCCTCGTTGCCCGGATCATTCCCGCCAGCACCTTCCTGCACGGGGTGGGAATCATCGAGATCGCCGCGGGACTCCTGGTGTTGTCGAAGTTGACGCGCGTGGGCGCCTACCTCGTCTCGGCGTGGTTGGTGGGCATTGCCCTGAACCTGCTCACCACGGGGAAGTACTTCGACATCGCGGTGAGGGACCTGGTCATGGCGGTGGGGGCCTTCACCCTGGCTCGCCTGTCCGAGGTGCGGGCGCCCGCTTCCGCGCGGGAACGGCCCCGGACCGAGGCACTGAAGCCCGCCCACGGCCACGTGTGA
- a CDS encoding efflux RND transporter permease subunit, whose translation MSITDVCIKKPVFAWMLMAATIVFGLVAAQRIGISQFPDVDYPVISVNVSWEGASPEAVETDIIEPLEEAVMQVEGVKAITSRASQGGGGISVELDLSIDVDKALQDVTSKVSQAQNRLPRDVDPPVISKSNPEDNPIVQVGVSGPFSRQFISDFARYRLKESLQTVPGVGEVSLGGSLERNVRIWVDAQKLDARGLTVTDIVSALQREHVELPAGRIETAGREVNVRVMGEALDLETLRHLVVREGNGSPVYLSDVALVEDGFEDERRIARVDGQPAQGLGIRKQRGANAVAVAQGVRAKIAEVQKDAPPGLEVGINFDSTQFIEESVHEIEFELLLACLLTALVCWAFLGSLSSTLNVILAIPMSLLGTVAVIYFLGFTLNTFTLLGLSLAVGIVVDDAIMVMENIFRHAEEGKNRVAAASEGTREITFAALAATLAVVAIFIPVIFMKGVIGKFFLQFGVTLCVAVLLSYVEAITLAPARCAQLLKTGREGRSRVGLAVDKAFTWLEHHYGKVLAKGLKRPWWVLGGAVALLALSGFAFKSLSSEFVPSQDQGRVMIRMQTAVGSTVEETNRIFLRAEEFLRNRPEVTRLFAVVGGGGSGVNGGMLFVTLVPQDQRMPMSEFNQVVRKELNSYPGLRAVVMDMSQSGFTGSRGFPVEFSVRGSDWERLIESSTDMREKLQASGKVVDVDTDYQVGMPELRITPDRARAADLGVSMQDVGSTLNALVGGVRVGKYSTGGRRIDVRLRLLKDQRSRPEDLSILKVRTGSGELVPLSSLVGQEERPALQAITRKDRERAISIYANVAPGTTQQEAMEMVQRLAKELPGGTRVVFGGSSVAFQESMDSLLFALFLGIGVAYMVLASQFNSFLHPVTVLTILPLSVAGAAFAMWGTNTTLNIFSMIGLLLLMGIVKKNSIILVDYALQQRELGANAVEAMQRAGPVRLRPILMTSLATMMAAVPAVLALGAGSETRAPMSVAVLGGLSVSTVLSLLVVPAFYVVADRMKARLDRLRGGSGDSGEHGSGSGGASAPVVNEEKPRLAGS comes from the coding sequence ATGAGCATCACGGACGTCTGCATCAAGAAGCCCGTCTTCGCCTGGATGCTGATGGCGGCGACCATCGTCTTCGGACTGGTGGCGGCGCAGCGCATCGGCATCAGCCAGTTCCCGGACGTGGACTACCCCGTCATCAGCGTCAACGTGAGCTGGGAGGGGGCCTCGCCCGAGGCGGTGGAGACGGACATCATCGAGCCGCTCGAGGAAGCGGTGATGCAGGTGGAGGGCGTGAAGGCCATTACCTCCCGGGCGAGCCAGGGCGGTGGCGGCATCTCCGTGGAGCTGGACTTGTCCATCGACGTGGACAAGGCGCTGCAGGACGTGACGTCCAAGGTGAGCCAGGCGCAGAACCGGCTGCCGCGGGACGTGGATCCGCCGGTCATCTCCAAGAGCAACCCCGAGGACAACCCCATCGTGCAGGTGGGCGTGTCCGGGCCCTTCTCGCGGCAGTTCATCTCCGACTTCGCCCGCTACCGGTTGAAGGAGTCGCTGCAGACGGTGCCGGGCGTGGGCGAGGTGTCGCTGGGCGGCTCGCTGGAGCGCAACGTGCGCATCTGGGTGGACGCGCAGAAGCTGGACGCGCGCGGGCTCACCGTCACGGACATCGTCAGTGCGCTGCAGCGCGAGCACGTGGAGCTGCCCGCGGGCCGCATCGAGACGGCGGGCCGCGAGGTGAACGTCCGCGTCATGGGCGAGGCGTTGGATCTGGAGACGCTGCGCCACCTGGTGGTGCGCGAGGGCAACGGCTCTCCCGTCTACCTGTCCGACGTGGCGCTGGTGGAGGACGGCTTCGAGGACGAGCGCCGCATCGCGCGCGTGGACGGCCAGCCCGCGCAGGGCCTCGGCATCCGCAAGCAGCGCGGTGCCAACGCGGTGGCGGTGGCGCAGGGCGTGCGCGCGAAGATCGCCGAGGTGCAGAAGGACGCGCCCCCGGGTCTCGAGGTGGGCATCAACTTCGACTCCACCCAGTTCATCGAGGAGAGCGTCCACGAGATCGAGTTCGAGCTGCTGCTGGCGTGTCTGTTGACGGCGCTGGTGTGCTGGGCGTTCCTCGGCTCGCTCTCCAGCACGCTCAACGTGATCCTCGCCATCCCCATGTCGCTGTTGGGCACGGTGGCGGTCATCTACTTCCTGGGCTTCACGCTCAACACCTTCACGCTGCTGGGCTTGTCCCTGGCGGTGGGCATCGTGGTGGATGACGCCATCATGGTGATGGAGAACATCTTCCGGCACGCGGAGGAGGGGAAGAACCGGGTGGCGGCGGCGAGCGAGGGGACGCGGGAGATCACCTTCGCGGCCCTGGCGGCCACGCTGGCGGTGGTGGCCATCTTCATCCCCGTCATCTTCATGAAGGGGGTCATCGGCAAGTTCTTCCTCCAGTTCGGCGTGACGCTGTGCGTGGCGGTGCTGCTGTCCTACGTGGAGGCCATCACCCTGGCGCCGGCGCGCTGCGCGCAGCTGCTGAAGACGGGCCGCGAGGGCCGCAGCCGGGTGGGCCTGGCCGTGGACAAGGCCTTCACCTGGCTGGAGCACCACTACGGCAAGGTGCTGGCCAAGGGCCTGAAGCGGCCCTGGTGGGTGCTGGGGGGCGCGGTGGCGCTGCTGGCGCTGTCCGGCTTCGCCTTCAAGAGCCTGTCGAGCGAGTTCGTGCCCTCGCAGGATCAGGGCCGCGTGATGATCCGCATGCAGACGGCGGTGGGCAGCACGGTGGAGGAGACGAACCGGATCTTCCTGCGGGCCGAGGAGTTCCTCCGCAACCGGCCCGAGGTGACGCGCCTGTTCGCGGTGGTGGGCGGCGGTGGCAGCGGGGTGAACGGCGGCATGCTGTTCGTCACCCTGGTGCCGCAGGACCAGCGCATGCCCATGTCCGAGTTCAACCAGGTGGTGCGCAAGGAGCTCAACTCGTACCCCGGCCTGCGCGCGGTGGTGATGGACATGTCGCAGAGTGGCTTCACCGGCTCGCGCGGCTTCCCGGTGGAGTTCAGCGTGCGCGGCTCGGACTGGGAGCGGCTCATCGAGTCCAGCACGGACATGCGCGAGAAGCTCCAGGCGAGCGGCAAGGTGGTGGACGTGGACACGGACTACCAGGTGGGCATGCCGGAGCTGCGCATCACCCCGGACCGGGCGCGCGCCGCGGACCTGGGGGTGTCCATGCAGGACGTGGGCTCCACCCTCAACGCCCTGGTGGGCGGCGTGCGCGTGGGCAAGTACAGCACCGGCGGGCGCCGCATCGACGTGCGGCTGCGCCTGCTGAAGGATCAGCGCTCCCGGCCGGAGGACTTGTCGATCCTCAAGGTGCGCACCGGCTCCGGCGAGCTGGTGCCGCTCTCCTCGCTGGTGGGACAGGAGGAGCGCCCGGCGCTCCAGGCCATCACCCGCAAGGACCGTGAGCGCGCCATCAGCATCTACGCCAACGTGGCCCCCGGCACCACGCAGCAGGAGGCGATGGAGATGGTGCAGCGGCTGGCGAAGGAGCTGCCCGGCGGCACGCGTGTGGTGTTCGGCGGCTCCAGCGTGGCCTTCCAGGAGTCGATGGACAGCCTCCTGTTCGCCCTCTTCCTGGGCATCGGGGTGGCCTACATGGTGCTGGCCTCGCAGTTCAACTCGTTCCTCCACCCCGTCACGGTGCTCACCATCCTCCCGCTGTCGGTGGCGGGGGCGGCCTTCGCGATGTGGGGCACCAACACGACGCTCAACATCTTCAGCATGATCGGCCTGCTGCTGCTGATGGGGATCGTGAAGAAGAACTCCATCATCCTCGTGGACTACGCGCTGCAGCAGCGCGAGCTGGGCGCCAACGCGGTGGAGGCCATGCAGCGGGCCGGTCCGGTGCGCCTGCGGCCCATCCTCATGACGTCGCTGGCGACGATGATGGCGGCGGTGCCCGCGGTGCTGGCGCTGGGCGCGGGCAGCGAGACGCGTGCCCCCATGTCCGTGGCCGTGCTGGGAGGCCTCTCCGTCTCCACCGTGCTCAGCCTGCTGGTGGTGCCCGCCTTCTACGTGGTGGCGGACCGGATGAAGGCACGGCTGGACCGGCTCCGCGGTGGCTCCGGGGACTCCGGCGAGCATGGCTCGGGCTCCGGTGGAGCGTCCGCGCCCGTGGTGAACGAGGAGAAGCCCCGGCTCGCGGGGAGCTGA
- a CDS encoding efflux RND transporter periplasmic adaptor subunit, whose amino-acid sequence MRVVTWVLGAALALGTGCGKPAGGTPAAQGGGKGGGKGGGPGGRGPLQFPVEVRPVESRDVEYVVSSVGSVEAFEQVQITARVAGVVEQVRFMEGQSVKKGEVLAEIEPTRYSIAVRSAQASLEKALAAKAEADSAASRRAAANEVKPGLLPAEQIDTADARARTAAADASAARAAVEQAELNLRDAYVKAPMEGVLQTRTVQTGQYVQPGTVLATLLRRDPLLLRFTVPEADVARLKPGMPARFTVRSDSRTYTGKISYVADAADPASRMVKVTAEVRGEDAKALRPGAFATVTVPVDTAKGAPVIPQTAVRPSERGFLTFVVQDGKARERVVELGLRTADGLVEVREGLKPGEQLVVRGGEALKDGAGVRIAEGPKPAFTGEPRQEVEANTGGPAR is encoded by the coding sequence ATGCGTGTGGTGACATGGGTACTGGGCGCCGCGCTCGCCCTGGGGACGGGGTGTGGCAAGCCGGCGGGAGGTACTCCAGCGGCGCAGGGTGGTGGCAAGGGCGGCGGGAAGGGCGGAGGCCCCGGTGGCCGTGGACCGCTCCAGTTCCCCGTGGAGGTGCGGCCCGTGGAGTCGCGCGACGTGGAGTACGTCGTCTCCTCGGTGGGCTCGGTGGAGGCCTTCGAGCAGGTGCAGATCACCGCGCGCGTGGCGGGCGTGGTGGAGCAGGTGCGCTTCATGGAGGGCCAGTCGGTGAAGAAGGGCGAGGTGCTCGCGGAGATCGAGCCCACGCGCTACAGCATCGCGGTGCGCTCGGCGCAGGCGTCGCTGGAGAAGGCGCTGGCGGCGAAGGCCGAGGCGGACTCGGCGGCGAGCCGGCGCGCGGCGGCCAACGAGGTGAAGCCGGGGCTGCTGCCGGCCGAGCAGATCGACACGGCCGATGCCCGGGCGCGCACCGCCGCGGCGGACGCGAGCGCGGCGAGGGCGGCGGTGGAGCAGGCCGAGCTCAACCTGCGCGACGCGTACGTGAAGGCGCCCATGGAGGGCGTGCTGCAGACGCGCACGGTGCAGACGGGGCAGTACGTGCAGCCGGGGACGGTGCTGGCCACGCTGCTGCGGAGGGATCCGTTGCTGTTGCGCTTCACGGTGCCCGAGGCGGACGTGGCGCGGCTCAAGCCGGGCATGCCGGCGCGCTTCACGGTGCGCTCGGACTCGCGCACGTACACGGGGAAGATCAGCTACGTGGCGGACGCGGCGGATCCCGCCAGCCGCATGGTGAAGGTGACGGCGGAGGTGCGCGGCGAGGACGCCAAGGCGCTGCGGCCGGGGGCCTTCGCCACGGTGACGGTGCCGGTGGACACGGCCAAGGGGGCTCCGGTCATCCCCCAGACGGCGGTGCGCCCCAGCGAGCGCGGCTTCCTGACGTTCGTGGTGCAGGACGGCAAGGCGCGCGAGCGCGTGGTGGAGCTGGGCCTGCGCACGGCGGACGGGCTCGTGGAGGTGCGCGAGGGCCTGAAGCCCGGTGAGCAGCTGGTGGTGCGGGGCGGAGAGGCGCTCAAGGACGGTGCCGGGGTGCGGATCGCCGAGGGCCCCAAGCCGGCCTTCACGGGTGAGCCGCGCCAGGAAGTGGAAGCGAACACGGGAGGCCCGGCGCGATGA
- a CDS encoding RNA polymerase sigma factor codes for MTGQATRQAAMGSTSDEELVRRVCAGETALFEVLMRRNNARVYRAVRALLRDEDEAEDVMQQAYVLAFTHLEQFKGSARFSTWLLRIAVNEALLHLRKRSRLVSLDGGADDVLEAGMKLVERNTPDPERQSAEREFVRLLEATIDALPASSRVVLMLREVDGLSTAETAEVLSVSQDVVKTRLHRARELLREEMENRLEDQLEEVFSFLAPRCDRVVAAVMSRLGMH; via the coding sequence ATGACAGGACAGGCAACCAGACAGGCGGCCATGGGCTCGACATCCGATGAGGAGCTCGTCCGCCGCGTGTGTGCGGGAGAGACGGCGCTGTTCGAGGTGCTGATGCGCCGGAACAACGCACGGGTGTACCGGGCCGTGCGCGCACTGCTGCGGGACGAGGACGAGGCCGAGGACGTGATGCAGCAAGCCTACGTGCTCGCGTTCACGCACCTGGAGCAGTTCAAGGGCAGCGCGAGGTTCTCGACGTGGCTCCTCCGCATCGCGGTGAACGAGGCGCTGCTGCACTTGCGCAAGCGCAGCCGGCTGGTCTCCCTTGATGGAGGTGCGGACGATGTGCTGGAGGCTGGCATGAAGCTCGTGGAACGAAACACGCCCGACCCCGAGCGGCAGAGCGCTGAGCGCGAGTTCGTCCGGCTCCTGGAGGCCACCATCGACGCGCTGCCGGCCTCCTCCCGGGTGGTGCTCATGCTGCGGGAGGTGGACGGGCTGTCGACGGCGGAGACCGCCGAGGTGCTCTCGGTGAGCCAGGACGTGGTGAAGACACGGCTCCACCGGGCCCGGGAGCTCCTCCGGGAAGAGATGGAGAACCGGCTCGAGGACCAGCTCGAGGAGGTGTTCTCCTTCCTGGCTCCGCGGTGCGACCGCGTGGTGGCCGCGGTGATGTCCCGCCTCGGGATGCACTGA
- a CDS encoding MlaE family ABC transporter permease — protein MTATLTWLGQEALGAVRGVGSVALVLARTVLGLARMDRRELLRGLEEFGWGSLPLALATAALTGATVVVQTSLYVERFGARAILGWAAGYAVLWEFGPLLLGLVMAARLGARNAAELATMQVGGQLEGLRGIGLDPFAVLVAPRVVAMTLSVSALSALTFLVAVLFEAVAAFFTLKLPVRAFFGSFEQMLHATDVVGGMVKASAFGLAIALVSTAVGLRARGGARAVGRAAAGAVVHGCGAIFLLDFLLTTTLAMWLS, from the coding sequence GTGACGGCGACGCTGACGTGGCTCGGCCAGGAGGCACTGGGCGCGGTGCGCGGAGTCGGCTCGGTGGCGCTGGTGCTGGCGCGCACGGTGCTGGGGCTGGCGCGGATGGATCGCCGCGAGCTGCTGCGCGGGCTGGAGGAGTTCGGCTGGGGCTCGCTGCCGCTGGCGCTGGCGACGGCGGCGCTGACGGGGGCGACGGTGGTGGTGCAGACGTCGCTGTACGTGGAGCGCTTCGGGGCGAGGGCGATTCTCGGGTGGGCGGCGGGGTACGCGGTGCTGTGGGAGTTCGGCCCGCTGCTGCTGGGGCTGGTGATGGCGGCGCGGCTGGGAGCGCGCAACGCGGCGGAGCTGGCGACGATGCAGGTGGGCGGTCAGCTCGAGGGCCTGCGCGGTATTGGATTGGATCCCTTCGCGGTGCTGGTGGCGCCGCGCGTGGTGGCGATGACGCTGAGCGTGTCCGCCCTGTCCGCCCTCACCTTCCTGGTGGCGGTGCTCTTCGAGGCGGTGGCGGCCTTCTTCACGCTGAAGCTGCCGGTGCGGGCCTTCTTCGGCAGCTTCGAGCAGATGCTGCACGCGACGGACGTGGTGGGCGGCATGGTGAAGGCGAGCGCCTTCGGACTGGCGATCGCGCTGGTGTCGACGGCGGTGGGGCTGAGGGCGCGGGGAGGCGCGCGGGCGGTGGGCCGTGCGGCGGCGGGCGCGGTGGTGCACGGGTGTGGCGCCATCTTCCTGCTGGACTTCCTGCTCACCACCACGCTGGCCATGTGGCTGAGCTGA
- a CDS encoding TolC family protein: protein MSLAAERNESALTAQARSEAAEARVARARAFFLPRLNVGATYTRRAYEVVRVVDGVPLVSQTQNALSGSATATVPLFDARGFPLLQAANRDREATKLEAVEARRQVSFQAANAFLSTLGLQQVVQAAERRLAFVRQSLEEAKARAQAGLASTNDVTRAQLDLATAEAELADAVGQAETSRLELGYLLVAPVEGPLAPPETLLGEASRPVESFALLAEDALERRPDLLSSKLRVEQQQALAREPLARLFPTLSASGQYSIANETNFADKNWNGSLSVTLGWSLFDGGERYAERRERLALVRVQELDVAARTRRVDVSVDRANVALRTAQAQLNRSQVAVEAARQNAEETSILYRQGIASSLALSDAQVRQFEAEVALARARYALGSALLELRSAVGLDPLGKEP from the coding sequence GTGTCGTTGGCGGCCGAGCGCAATGAGTCCGCGCTGACGGCCCAGGCCCGCTCCGAGGCCGCCGAGGCGCGTGTGGCCCGCGCCCGCGCCTTCTTCCTCCCGAGGCTCAACGTCGGCGCCACCTATACCCGCCGCGCGTATGAGGTGGTGCGCGTGGTGGATGGGGTACCGCTGGTGAGCCAGACCCAGAACGCCCTGAGCGGCAGTGCCACCGCCACCGTCCCCCTCTTCGACGCGCGCGGCTTTCCGCTCCTCCAGGCGGCGAACCGGGATCGCGAGGCGACGAAGCTGGAGGCGGTGGAGGCGCGCCGGCAGGTGTCCTTCCAGGCCGCCAACGCCTTCCTGTCCACGCTGGGCCTGCAACAGGTGGTGCAGGCCGCCGAGCGCCGGCTCGCCTTCGTCCGGCAGTCCCTCGAGGAGGCGAAGGCCCGCGCCCAGGCCGGCCTGGCCAGCACCAACGACGTGACACGGGCGCAACTGGACCTGGCCACCGCGGAGGCGGAGCTCGCTGACGCGGTGGGTCAGGCCGAGACGAGCCGGCTGGAGCTCGGCTACCTGCTGGTGGCGCCCGTGGAGGGCCCGCTGGCGCCGCCCGAGACGCTGTTGGGGGAGGCCTCACGGCCCGTGGAGTCCTTCGCGCTGCTGGCCGAGGACGCCCTGGAGCGCCGTCCGGACCTCCTCTCCTCCAAGCTGCGGGTGGAGCAGCAGCAGGCGCTCGCGCGCGAGCCCCTGGCGCGGCTGTTCCCCACGCTGTCGGCCTCCGGGCAGTACAGCATCGCCAACGAGACGAACTTCGCCGACAAGAACTGGAACGGCTCCCTGTCGGTGACCCTTGGCTGGTCGCTCTTCGACGGGGGCGAGCGCTACGCGGAGCGCCGGGAGCGGCTCGCCCTGGTGCGGGTGCAGGAGCTGGACGTGGCGGCGCGCACGCGCCGGGTGGACGTGTCGGTGGACCGGGCGAACGTGGCGCTGCGCACCGCCCAGGCCCAGCTCAACCGGAGCCAGGTGGCCGTGGAGGCCGCCCGCCAGAACGCGGAGGAGACGAGCATCCTCTACCGTCAGGGGATTGCGTCGTCCCTGGCGTTGAGCGATGCGCAGGTGAGGCAGTTCGAGGCCGAGGTGGCGCTTGCCCGGGCTCGCTATGCATTGGGGTCCGCGCTCCTGGAGCTGCGGTCCGCCGTCGGACTCGATCCGCTGGGGAAGGAGCCGTAA
- a CDS encoding ABC transporter ATP-binding protein, translating to MELRADRLSVRHGGRSLLQEVTCTLPPGSRVLVLGHSGAGKTTLLKALAGLVTPASGRVLWNGEDVARLPPAGKRARQAAFGMVFQTDALFDSLTVRRNVLLPLERRRVPREEAEARADEVLRAVGLAEAADALPERLSGGMRKRAGIARALAASPTVLLADDPFAGLDPGTARQVARVLLEVAGSGSLVVAAPEAPPELPLSRWLYLRDGRLMYDGPPSPEVETQPDEALA from the coding sequence ATGGAGCTGCGCGCGGACAGGCTGTCGGTTCGGCACGGGGGACGGTCACTCCTTCAGGAGGTGACCTGCACCCTTCCACCCGGCAGCCGGGTGCTCGTCCTGGGGCACTCGGGCGCGGGCAAGACGACGCTGCTCAAGGCGCTCGCGGGGCTGGTGACGCCGGCCAGCGGACGGGTCCTCTGGAATGGCGAGGACGTGGCCCGGCTGCCGCCCGCCGGCAAGCGCGCGCGCCAGGCGGCGTTCGGCATGGTGTTCCAGACGGATGCCCTGTTCGACTCGCTGACGGTGCGCCGCAACGTGCTGCTGCCCCTGGAGCGACGGCGGGTGCCCCGGGAGGAGGCGGAGGCGCGCGCGGACGAGGTGCTGCGCGCGGTAGGGCTCGCGGAGGCCGCGGACGCCCTGCCCGAGCGGCTGTCCGGAGGCATGCGCAAGCGGGCCGGCATCGCCCGGGCGCTGGCGGCGAGCCCCACGGTGCTGCTGGCGGACGATCCCTTCGCGGGGTTGGATCCAGGCACGGCGCGGCAGGTGGCGCGGGTGCTGCTGGAGGTGGCCGGGAGCGGCTCGCTGGTGGTTGCCGCGCCCGAGGCGCCCCCGGAGCTTCCCCTCTCCCGCTGGCTGTACCTGCGCGACGGACGGCTCATGTACGACGGCCCCCCCTCCCCCGAGGTGGAGACGCAGCCGGACGAGGCGCTCGCGTGA